The Panicum virgatum strain AP13 chromosome 3N, P.virgatum_v5, whole genome shotgun sequence genome includes the window accttgtaaaatatcttttcGAAACTCAAttttgtttgtgagatataaaaataacaaatttctaacaaatcatctggacagctttctggcttgaaatttgttatttttatatctcacaaacgaagtcaaGTTTGGACAATTTCTTctacaaggttgtgtatcatcatatcatctacatatgtgattttttggtgaatttagatgacttttttgcCATGGTTTGCATGGGTTTTCACGAAGATTGTAGTTTCCACTAGATATGTTGCCCATTAAATATTGTAAGACAATGAGCGCTATGGGGGGAAACAAGAGTTTACTGCGTTCAGCATAAACACAAGTAAACACATGTAAATGGAAACTATGACACTCTGTCTAGTCCCTTGACTTGTACAAATTTAAAAATAGCATGTTTGTGTTTCACCCATGCCTGGTTCGGAAGATTTCACCATGATCCTTGTTACGAAATAGCAAGCTTTCTCAGGCTTGATCGGTTGCTCAATATGTTAGGAAAGGGTTACAGTGGCTCATCATGATAATAAGACTAGGCATCCTTTAAGCTCATTAACAGAACTTCTAGCTGCCATTTTATCATGTTTGCTGGTACAGTATAAAGAGAAACGCTAGAATAACCCCGCATGCCTATTTGTACATTCTTTGTTAAAACATACATGGTATGCTTACTTTCTGCATCCTAGGGAGCCATTTGGCTACTTAAAAGTTACAACAGGATCACATGGCATGACTCAAATGTACAATTTAATTCAGTGTTGCTTTTTAATACTTGTCCAGAGTATTCTAGTTGACAATAAAGCATAAAAACGAGACTGCACATCTTTCAGGCTTTAAATTGTTTTGTACTTAGTTACTTGCTTTGTTATTGACCCAATTTGAAGTTCCTACTGTTTCATCCCAAAATTGTTTTTGAAATTCTAAATAATTTATGTTAAGCGGCCCATACAATTATACTCTGTACAGCTGCTTGAAGGTCGAGAGAGAAACATGATACTGATAAATTTTAGTGCACTCTACTCTAACCCCTAATGATAACTTGTGCTCCTGGAAAGTGAACCCCAAAGTGCTGCCACAAGATTGCAGGGGAAAAGGATAATTTCCCAAGTGCTTAATGGATAATAGCCATTTTCTTGCCTATTATGATTCAGAGTATGCATTCCCGAAATGATGATACCAGCACAACACACATACAGGCAGTGTAAAGTAAGAAGCCACAAAAGTGCTATCttgtaaaaatagaaaacagATTGAACACAAGAGTTAGCTTAAGAACGAACCAAATGATGAGTTTGCTTCTGTACCTCAATTCCTCTTGTCTCTGTCCGCACGAACCAATATGTCTGATAAAGTCTTTTTGGCATCCGTCTTTGTGCTTGAAAAAGTTCCTTCAATTAAGGATTTAAGGGAATTCAACAATTAagccaacaaaaaacaaaaggtCTACATTTCTATATATTGCACATTGTAGTTGCTTGAAGTGCCAAACCGATCAAAGAGATTGACCAAGATCATAGCAACCTCATATGGAACATTACAAAAGTTATATACACCCGTACTAAAACCATGTTTCTGCATCAAAATGCATTCAGTTTGGCTGGCTGAAAATATGTAGATTTTCAGTCACTTTTTAGCCCCACTGGATTAGCACAGATTACACAACACACTCATAGAAACAGAGTCAGATGGCTATTGGCTATGCATGTTGACTGATATTTAGATGGATTTCATTCGCGTGACAATTAGCATTTCCATTTTCAAGATCCAACATGCtagacaacaacaacaaaaatctACACTTTGAGGGACTTGTAAGCAATTGACTTTGGAAACTGGCTTAAGGACTACGTTCCGTTGGTTACTTTTTCGTCAGATATCGTTGAACTCTAGTCTGTTGGTTTTTGCGTTGTTTTTTGCGTTGTAATAGATCTTATCTGGAGAACTGGTTTACCCAGTGTTGTACTGAACCTCTTATGGCTTTCAATATAAGCAGAGCAGAgtctcttttcaaaaaaaaaaagacttgtAAGCAATAGACAAGCCTGCGGAACCACATGGTTTAAGGAAATGTGAAATGAAGAGTACGGATCTGGAAACTCTCTAATGTACATATACACCCTTGATGGATCAAGCATTCATCTTAGAAGAAAAAaagtgaaaagaaaaactattaCCTGCAGAAGGGATTCGGCTTGATCCAAGCCACGGTGGGAGAACACATGGTACGCCTGTACCTTCATCTCTCAACGAACACGAAAGCAGCTTCTCCCTGTCCATGTCTAGGGAGAAAGCCAGTTCTGCGACTGTGAGGTGCATGATGCTTGCAGACAGTGGGTCAAGAGCGCCGATGTGTGGCGTATCATCCCCAGACAATTGATCTTCATATCCATATGGGAAGACTCGGCTAAGCGCCACCCGGTGTTCCAGTGTCCAGCCGCTTCCATCATCATCAAGGGCAAAGGAACTGAGCAGGAAAGGCTTCTCCTTGGACACCTCGGCGTAGCGCAGCCTCCCCTCGCTGACCCCAATGTGGCAGTACCTCCCCTGTACCCGCCCGTCGTCCTCCAGACCCTCCATGGGCTCTGTCACGCTGCCCCTCGGCAGCTCGACAAAGCGGAGGTCCGGTTGGCCGCTGAACGGGTCCGAGGAGATGACGCCCCAGCTCGCATCGACCCACCAGAGCCGGCCGGCCAAGGCCAGCACCTCACGGTCTATATTGATCCGCcgtgggagcgggagcggggacGGCAAGCCCACCAGCTTCTCCCACTTCCCTGTTTGCGACAGAAACCGCCGCATGACGAAGCTTCGCCCCTCCCCGTCGCCGTCCTCACTGAGCACGGCGACAGCGTACCTGTCAGGCGGCCGGTCCGGGCGTTCAGATTGGGTGAGGATGCCCATCTCCGTGTACCACGATGTCTTCTTGGTGCCGTCGATGTCCGGGAGCCGGAACACCTGGCCGCTGAGAGGGTTGCAGACGAAGCGCGTGATGTCGCAGTCCAGGTTGATGGCAGTCAACTTGCGCTCCTGAGTGCCGCCGCGCGTGGCGACGATGGGGGCCGTGGCGCTTACGTCCAtgaaggcgaggaggaggaggccgtcgcCGCTGGAGGTTTTGACGACGCCGCCGTAGAGAAGGGACACGTCGTCGCCGCGGGGGTCGTGGCGGGGCGGGTCAGCGAGGTGGGCGGGGATGATGAGGTGGGAGAGGCACGGGGGCTCGGCGAACAGGAGGGACGCGCGCGGCGCCCTCGAGTCTGCCAGCCTCGCGAGCGGGTGGATCATAGCCCACGCAGAGCGCGAGGCGGACGAGGAgaagccgcggcggaggcggccggagacggcggcggagaggccAAGGGTGCGCCGTGTCACAgcccaagaaaaaaaaggaaataaataaaattttcccgccgggcccacccgtcagcctccttctttcctcctcctctctgttctGCGCCGCGGCACGCACGCGTCGCCATGCGCCGGCCATCCCCGGCTTCCGTGCCGCGCGCGTCTTCCGCTCGCCCCATCCTCCACGACGACGCCGCGGCCTTATCCTTCCCCGCTGCCgtgttctccttctcctccccatcttcctcctcctggaactcgagcagagctcgcccCCATCGCCGCGCCGACGAACTCCGGCCGCCGTTCCTCGATTTCGCGCGCCCACGGCCCCCTCacctcgccctccacctcctccagccTCCTCGAGCTCGCTCCCGCGTTTTCCCGGCGGAATCAagcccgcgccgcccggccgccattgacgccgccgCGAGGAGCTCCGTCGGCCGccgtcgattcgccgtctccggTGAGCTACTTCTCGATTCCTTGCGCGAGGAGcatctcctcccttccctcgctCGATTTCCCTCCTCACcaggcctcctccccctccctgcagGGCCGTTGGCGCagccctccgcccgccgccgctgttcgtcgtcgcgccgccccgtcGTCACTCCTCTCCGCCCGTGCCGTTGTTGGTGAGCTTTGCCGTCGCCTGGAACATGCCTTGCGCGCGCCTCCGGCCCCTCTCCAGCCCtgcttcgccgcgccgccgttcgccgcgTCGCGCGCGTCGTGGGTCTGTTCGTGGAcacgaagaagatgagcagtggtAGAAGCTAATAACAATCTTTGTTGTACTTGTGTGTGTTTGAGTTtgcaaaaatcatagaaaaatatatatagatCCAAAAAtagtgaaacttgttttgttagtTTCCTTTTGCTTAGATCTACTCGTGAAAAATatagttttgcatgttactgtcCTGTAGATTTACTTGTGGTTTAatattgcaaaagtgagttaaatgcttagttatttgtgtgATGCTCTAAAAATgctaaaccaaattttgttaggctCCTTGTGAAATGTTCTTTCCAGTGGTACAACTTGCTTGCATGAATCTCGCATGTTGGTTAGCGTTTTGTTTCGATTTTGTGCTTGGTCTGAAATGTTGTTTATTGCATAAATATTTTCTGAAAatgataaaatggcaaaaccactTTTGTTAGCCTTGTTTACATGTTTAGTTCCTGTGCAAATTTTATGGAAATTGTTTGGACTCGTTTGCatgttctttttttatttatcttatTTAGAGTAACTAAAATTtgatatatttatgattaattctaggaaaatgcttttgatgtaaatccaaattttcatgagttccttgtaaTGTTCTTTGCTTTCTCAATTTAATTTGTGATTTATGTttgttttataagtttatttccTAATTCTTGCTCTAGTTTCCTCGTTCGTGTTTGCATAGTGATTGGTTGTTGTCGCGTGTGTTACGTTTGTGAATCATCGCATATGTGCCATTCATTATTCACGTCTTGTCACCCTTGCATAATCTAGGATATCACACTAATGCATGCATCTcatttcatgcatagcatttgtTGCACAATCAGGGCATCATGCTAATTCTGGcatctcattcatgcattatagtgactgaaccgtcggagaacgaacccgttgaGCCTGCCGAGTCCgtcgagcctgaacccggaatcccgttcatggtcgagcccgaagttaacccaggcaagcagctaagcatgattctttactcctatttaatctgagttaGTTAGTTACATCACCGGGTAATATGGGgttatatagtatgtatgtattgcattttgaTACCTATTCTCTTGCATTacccttccttgaattgttatccatgtccttgtcacttgttagtcagttaataacttaatctgattagatgcttagccctgcttagaatactcataTTGCTTGCTCgaaaggaatggtttggagtatcacacttacctgaTTATCCTTGAGTGCACTTGAGTATCTGGGACAAGTGGAGtgcagtatcgagattcgagcggaatgttagggcctagagaatgaagtcacatgggcatagtccgcttggatcgattaaggaccgagtggacgacgttggttttgagcacctttccgtgctaccacatatccaatataatggaacggataagccaattaccttctttgacttgatcattgatgtacagtcctagatacgtggctaaaggctatgcagagaggcttagaggtgtcccccagatggacctatgtgtaggaaagtttagagatgtccccggtggaaactaagtctctacgcgtaagctaggtgtgaagatttcaatgatcgagccatgttgggaacggttgtcgCGAGTgccccttatccaactttggccggttgggtgagtcgcatggtcctcgcgtcgtgtgggtaaagtagtacacccttgcaaggttataaccaattcgaattgccgcgctctcggttatgagcaagctcattatcccatgaactcctcatagattATCGTTTATGATGGGAACGGTTCTTGTTACATCTATGATCAGTTATAGATgatgttactctcttaatcaactaaaagtgtttggggGTTTGGACAActttaattaattttgttagaagagctcatgcttatgcaataattacttaaccttaaagcttttatttgagcctttgcatgatccttgcttatttatttgcgtaagtcttgcggagtacctttgtactcagggtgcttctaaccctagttgcaggtgaacccgaagtggtgttcggccacttctaccccgccgatttaggcgcgggggaggagtaggtcgttgaggctgggatggtgtccttgagcaagacatcATCATCGTAGTAAGTTTCTTCGTAATCgaactccgtgagagcatgtaaatataataattcTTAAGTTTCTATTTAATATGGTTTCTGTGAGCCCAAGGTTTGTAATGAAGTTAGGTTGGACCCACCTATATCAaatttgtaataataaatgaataaaattgctctttgtggatcatcAGCAATGTATGCGTTTGTATaacggtacgtgtgcttaatcctgggcatgtggcaaacacgtaccgggactaccgggttTGCTCTCGTTCTGGGTGaattgtgttgattaagtgccTCTAAGGCATGGATTAGCACGTGGCGTGTCGAGAGACGGACATGTGTTAGCCCTCGTCTTAaaggattaatcaataatttcacctaaaccgagggtaaattgggcggttctcacaacgggtatcagagcaGAGGTTTCCATAaagtgaacctaaaatttgcttagtggggtgagagtaaaataaaatatgatcaCTTGCACCAAGATTTACTtttgttaaaaatttgaacctaAGGTAAAATGCTACATTTCTTCCTTCATCTTAGAGCTAATTCTCCCTTATtgcttcacttgtttaattaagatatacttaacccctcttgtcttcatgagtagcgggagcgtaggaaaaccctttcaccctctggaaaccttttgagccttttaccggagttgagaaggtgggaatcacccattgtcctgagcgctagtaggagggttgtagTGCTGCTGGACAATGCGGTTGTTTTGGGTCGTGAGTGAGTGCTAAaacgttaaggcgtgctcacgatgtgaggagacgtcatgttgcattcatacttCGCATACATGCATCATATCATGCATATTCTGTTGCTTTGGGTGTTTGCTAATATTTTCGTATAAGTTTCTTCACACCATTGCACATCTCACTTTTGATAGACCTCGTATGGTTAGAAACGTAGGATGTGCAGAGTTGTGAATCTAAGTTTCACTTTCTAAGGTTCTATAACCTTTCCTGACATTTCTTGTCGTCATAAATGTTAGCTTCAAAGACAATTTGGAGAAATCTGCAGATTATCCTCGTCTCTAGGCCATTCATTCGAATGCTAGAAGATAATTCATCTCGACTATCCTTAATGATGAGAAACATCTTGTGGTTCTTCTAGCGTTCATATTTGTTTATTTCAAAATGTCTTGATTCCTATATCTGAATTGGATCCGCttacattcttgctcaaataaatATGAGTACATTAAAAACTTGATCACTTACATCATAGCCATCGTGCATGAACAGGGTTGCAACATAGTTGCATTGCATAATCACATGTTGTTTGGGTGTGAGTCTAACATAGTGGAATCCGTGTGATAGACTAACTAACTTTATGCGTTCCGTATGTCTACGTAAAGCTTTTGAtgtttttgaaatttgaaaaacCTCTCTCTTAATTTGTGCTATTTGGGTTGCTCCCTATGATTTTCTTGTGTAGTGGTGATTGTTCCACGAACTatagtgccgcgacggaacctagggcctcgtatGGACTGCAGCCATATGATTGTGCCACTGGGTGCGCGCTAGTGCTTAAGTACGTGTGGATATGAACTACTACAATTATCTTTTCATACAAcccttaaaatatttttttttctctctaccTCGTCTTCTTTAAGGAGTAGGCCCTAGACGAATAACGATGCGAATGGGTTGTCTTAGTTTTGAGTTTCTAGGGGTATTAGTACACTAACTGGCATGTCAACATGTGCATCTTGTATCATTCAATTCAATTAATAAACAATATCGAGCAAGAATGTTCTTGAGAAAAACTTGCCTTGATACTCTTTCTTTTCAGTTTCTCCGAGCTCCTTAAGAACTCACCTTGACGTCTTTTCTGTATAGGATCACTACCTAATTCAGAATTTGATTCTTCCAGAACTTAGAACCTCTCTTCTTTGCCAAATCTTACTATGTGTTAGCGTTAGAATGGTCAACCAGCCCTTTTCAGCCGACTTTGATGGTGACTGTATTTCCTCTTTGGATTCCAAATCTGTGTCAATCAATCTACTGTGTTGCTGACCAAATATATCCTTTCTCTAAGAAATGTTTCCTGGTGTATCATTCTCTGTCATTCATCCGCAATCACTCTCCGCCTTATACAATGTTATTCTTATCTCTCAATTGGAGAAGTGTCATAGCGTCCCAACCGACCCCGTCGATTCGGAGGCACTCGATCTTCAATCAGGTCTTATCTACAAAGAATACCCTGATTTCTTTTCCGATGAGTAAGTGCTCTCTCTACCACACTCcactttcttgatgaagttCATTGTTCTAAATTTTATATATGTggacacaatcaccatcaagaaagccctaggaatgtctctctgtcacatcattCGTGTCATTGTGCACCATCTCTTAGATGTTTATcttgtctaggtgaatatgACATCAACCTAGTCCGAGTTTTATCCTTTCCCTCTTGtctacctaaatctcgggacgagattttcttaaggggggagagttgtcacagcccaagaaaaaaaaggaaataaataaaattttcccgccgggcccacccgtcagcctccttctttcctcctcctctctgttctGCGCCGCGGCACGCACGCGTCGCCATGCGCCGGCCATCCCCGGCTTCCGTGCCGCGCGCGTCTTCCGCTCGCCCCATCCTCCACGACGACGCCGCGGCCTTATCCTTCCCCGCTGCCgtgttctccttctcctccccatcttcctcctcctggaactcgagcagagctcgcccCCATCGCCGCGCCGACGAACTCCGGCCGCCGTTCCTCGATTTCGCGCGCCCACGGCCCCCTCacctcgccctccacctcctccagccTCCTCGAGCTCGCTCCCGCGTTTTCCCGGGGGAATCAagcccgcgccgcccggccgccattgacgccgccgCGAGGAGCTCCGTCGGCCGccgtcgattcgccgtctccggTGAGCTACTTCTCGATTCCTTGCGCGAGGAGcatctcctcccttccctcgctCGATTTCCCTCCTCACcaggcctcctccccctccctgcagGGCCGTTGGCGCagccctccgcccgccgccgctgttcgtcgtcgcgccgccccgtcGTCACTCCTCTCCGCCCGTGCCGTTGTTGGTGAGCTTTGCCGTCGCCTGGAACATGCCTTGCGCGCGCCTCCGGCCCCTCTCCAGCCCtgcttcgccgcgccgccgttcgccgcgTCGCGCGCGTCGTGGGTCTGTTCGTGGAcacgaagaagatgagcagtggtAGAAGCTAATAACAATCTTTGTTGTACTTGTGTGTGTTTGAGTTtgcaaaaatca containing:
- the LOC120665198 gene encoding uncharacterized protein LOC120665198 — its product is MIHPLARLADSRAPRASLLFAEPPCLSHLIIPAHLADPPRHDPRGDDVSLLYGGVVKTSSGDGLLLLAFMDVSATAPIVATRGGTQERKLTAINLDCDITRFVCNPLSGQVFRLPDIDGTKKTSWYTEMGILTQSERPDRPPDRYAVAVLSEDGDGEGRSFVMRRFLSQTGKWEKLVGLPSPLPLPRRINIDREVLALAGRLWWVDASWGVISSDPFSGQPDLRFVELPRGSVTEPMEGLEDDGRVQGRYCHIGVSEGRLRYAEVSKEKPFLLSSFALDDDGSGWTLEHRVALSRVFPYGYEDQLSGDDTPHIGALDPLSASIMHLTVAELAFSLDMDREKLLSCSLRDEGTGVPCVLPPWLGSSRIPSAGTFSSTKTDAKKTLSDILVRADRDKRN